Proteins encoded by one window of Sardina pilchardus chromosome 7, fSarPil1.1, whole genome shotgun sequence:
- the LOC134087228 gene encoding cytochrome c oxidase subunit 4 isoform 2, mitochondrial yields MLHLTAGRIGSLLTRRGVMALTSSNVRMASHGHAVEQADLSVPMYCDRLDYPLPDRAFKDELTAAEKSLKQKEKGPWTQLSKEEKLALYRVMFRKTYPEMKVPSHEWKTVLGGMFIFFGITGLIVIWQSHYVYPPAPHTFDPEWQAKQVQRMLDMRVNPIEGFASYWDYENKKWK; encoded by the exons ATGTTGCACTTGACCGCTGGACGTATCGGAAGCCTGCTCACCAGGCGAGGAGTCATGGCACTGACCAGCAGCAATGTCAGGATGGCAAGCCATGGCCATG CGGTGGAGCAGGCGGACTTGTCTGTCCCCATGTACTGCGACCGCCTGGACTACCCGCTGCCTGATAGAGCCTTCAAGGACGAGCTCACCGCCGCAGAGAAGAGCCTCAAGCAGAAAGAGAAGGGGCCATGGACACAGCTGTCTAAAGAAGAGAAGCTTGCCT TGTACAGGGTCATGTTCAGAAAAACCTATCCTGAGATGAAGGTCCCCAGCCACGAGTGGAAGACAGTGTTGGGAGGCATGTTCATCTTCTTCGGCATCACCGGACTCATCGTCATCTGGCAGAGCCACTATG TCTACCCACCCGCGCCTCACACCTTCGACCCAGAGTGGCAGGCCAAGCAGGTGCAGAGGATGTTGGACATGAGGGTCAACCCCATCGAGGGATTCGCCAGCTACTGGgactatgaaaataaaaagtggAAGTAA